Sequence from the Cucumis sativus cultivar 9930 chromosome 1, Cucumber_9930_V3, whole genome shotgun sequence genome:
TAAATGGGAAACCTAGAGGTCAAATCGTTCCAACATGTGTCTTATCCAGTTCGCATTTCATCTGTTTGTCTAGATCACAAACAATTTACCGATATTTGAGTTTGTTTGCagattgaatataaaatttgccAAGAGTTAAGTTCTGAGGATTCAATGTGAGTGAGTAAAAAATGGATCGGTTAAGAAAGAATTTTGGTTGTAAACATGGTATTGGCCCTTCACTAGTCTAACCAAAGAAGCCCCCGAAAATCATAGgcaaatcaaacaacaaaatgacTATCAATATCAAGAATCAAGAATCTTACGAGCTTAGAGATGCAAGAAGCGATAGAGTAAGAGGCAACGGATCCATCACTGGATGCAGCCACAATGGTCTCAGGGCAGCCATTTAAAGAAGGCGCCCATGCAGTTCTGAACACAGTACGAGTTtgaatctctctttctttatatatactCTCTCTGTAGGCAGCTTCGTCCCAATTCGTTGCGTCCCCCAACATTTGATAATCGGTTGCTACAGCTCAATTTTCAGTCGCTCGATATTTGCTTCAAACGACAATAGTGAAGCTGTCAGCTCAGTTGCGGCGGCGTGACTGCCAGAAAATGACGCCGGAAAATCGGATAACGGCCTTTGATGGCTCCCCGGAGAAACTTCGTGAAGCAACTGCCTGAATTGTGAAGCCGACGCTGTTAGTAGAGCGGTGTCGTCGTTTTGTGGTGAACGACGAATAGCAATCGGCAAGTAACAAACGACATGACGTTctgtttaagaaaaacaataataataaaattattataatgtaacatttaattttaaaaacgaaaaacaaaaataatgtatgtttgttgattttgctttctgttttttaaaaacaaaatgtttttttaaaaaatggtttattttatttttaactatttctaatttaattgaccaaaaattgtattaattattgtttacattcgttttttaaaattagtcttaaaacaaaaaacagaaaacaaatgaGGAATTACGAAAgacatttttacaattttagaatggaaaaaccctaaaatttaCGGAGTGGTAAAGGGGGGAAAGATGAAGGCCCAAAAGCCCGCCTCGCAATTCACGAAAGCCCATCGTCATCTCCAACGAAGAATTTGATCGATCGAAGcaggaaaaagagagaaaaaaaatggacttTTAAATAACCCTAATAGCCATTTCCGTCGCACTCGCAACCTCACTTGTCCAATTTTCAAGCGCTCAATCAAATTCCACTTCACCTTTCAGGATCTGATTCTCTCATCCCACAAGTTTCTTCCTCAACTCATTCTTTAACCTTCAGGTTCTTCCTTATCTTCCATATTCATTCTATTCTTTTCACCTGATTCGCTTCTtcagttttgtttcttttcatttcgTTGACCGTGTGACTGATACTCACATCCGGATGTGAAATTTTGCATTGGCTTTTGAAgaatttcattgttttaccctttttggattttgtaccATTTTTGAAGATCTGTTGATTGTTTATCGAGTTcatgctgtttttttttttttttctggctATGAAATATACATATGTTGCTTTTATGCTATTGGGCTTTCTTAGAAAGATTTTGAAGATTGTGGTTTGTCAGGTTATTCTGATCAAGTGGAaggattttgattgattgttaaagttgaaatattttgttgagatgGAGGATAACAATAGTTCTCCAGGATCTCCTAAGGAAAACCCAGATCAGGAAAATGAAGCAGGAAAAATTACTAAGGATGATGGCTCATTGGAGAACATGGTTAGGAGGATTCAAGATTCTATGTCCATTGGCAAAAGGCACAAATTCTGGGAAACTCAACCTGTTGGACAATTTAAGGACATTGGGGATTCTAGTTTGTCTGATGGGCCAATTGAACCACCAACTCCATTATCCGAGATTAAACAAGAGCCTTATAATCTTCCTAGTTCCTATGAATGGACAACTTGTGATATGGACTCTGAAGAGACTTGTATGGAGGTGTACAATCTCTTGAAGAATAATTATGTTGAAGACGATGAAAACTTGTTCAGATTCAATTATTCCAAGGAATTTCTTGGTTGGGCTTTGAGACCTCCAGGGTACTACCCAAGCTGGCATATTGGAGTTCGTGCTAAAGCTTCCAAGAAGTTGGTTGCTTTCATCAGTGGTGTCCCTGCTAGAATCCGGGCGCGCAATGACGTTGTGAAGATGGCAGAGATCAATTTCTTGTGTGTTCACAAGAAGCTTAGATCGAAGAGACTTGCTCCTGTTATGATCAAAGAGGTCACTAGGAGGGTTCACCtggaaaatatatttcaagcAGCTTATACAGCTGGGGTGGTTCTTCCAACCCCAATAACAACTTGCCAATATTGGCACAGATCTTTGAACCCAAAGAAGCTAATTGATGTTGGGTTTTCAAGGCTTGGGGCAAGGATGACAATGAGTCGAACCATTAAACTTTATAAGTTACCAGATTCACCTGCTACCCCCGGATTTCGAAAAATGGAACTTCGTGATGTCCCTTCTGTTACTAGGCTTCTTAGAAACTACTTGAGCCAGTTTATTGTTGCCCCAGATTTTGATGAAACCGACGTAGAGCATTGGCTACTTCCCAAGGAGAGCGTTGTCGACAGTTTCTTGGTTGAGAGTCCCGAAACTCATGAAGTCACTGACTTCTGCAGCTTCTATACACTTCCTTCATCCATTCTTGGAAACCAAACATACTCAACTTTGAAGGCAGCTTATTCATATTACAACGTCTCCACCAAAACTCCATTGTTACAGTTGATGAATGATGCTCTTATTGTCGCTAAACAGAGAGACTTTGACGTGTTCAATGCATTGGATGTCATGGAGAATGAATCCTTCCTGAAGGAACTAAAATTTGGTCCAGGTGATGGGCAACTTCACTATTACCTGTATAATTATCGGATTCGAGATGCATTGAAACCAAGTGAACTTGGCCTTGTACTTCTATAGTTGGGGGGATTTGTTACTGTTTTGGTTTGATACTGTGAACCAGAAAATAATTGGTCATTTTCTATTGGTGGCTAGGGTTTGATgatgcatttttcttttcttttgtcctTCTGTGTCAACAGCAAAGCACTAAGCACAAAAACATCAAGAgtatgagagagagagaaaaaacttTGCCGGATAATGTAAAATGTTATGCAGATTTTTCACTCTGTTGGCTTTCTAATTTCTGtagaattttcttcttttttcctctttttttttttttcggcCCCATCCTTCCAGGATTTGAAGGTGCAGCCAGTTTGTATTATGGAATTGCATACATTTTCCTACACTTGTATGGCCCCATCATATGCTTATTCCTTGTCCATTGGTATGATCTATCCATCCCCATGTTCTTTGAATAGAGAGGATCActtaaacttgaaattttgtggAAAGATTTGTTCAATCAACTCGTTATTTTGTTCCCAATTGATTACATTCTTCTAACTATCCCATTTAACTTGTATCTTCCTATTCGTTTCTTTCAATGAACTTTGTTTACGTTGGATTTCTAACGATGACACACGGAAGTGAGCTAAACTCATTTTGGCTCTTGTCTTATGcaagtaaaatatattatctaaaAAACTCGATtttatttactcttttttggtgaaaaaattgtttaaaacaCACctcaaaatctattttgattGGTTAACAAACACTGATTTTTCTAATCacatacttttaaattaaacatttgaaaatatatttcaaacacattttaaagaaaatattctttGAGATGTATctattaaaacatttatatttgCTTTGTAGGAAATTGaatgatacaaattttgaatgatttttaaatgttgctttcgtcttttaaatttaacctttttacgATAGGAATTTTGAAGTGAtcgtattttttttcaaagatttaaatgaaaataagaagttgagttttgaagtttaaagaagtaatttgttttttgtttttcattacatttaaatttgaacctTTCGTGAGGTATTAAGGGAGTGTTTAGGCCATTTAGTCGGTTGAGTAATATTAAGTttttaactaaacaaaatgtttGACTCACAAATTTTATAAGTTAGTATTAAATAACTCAACTACACCAACTTTAATAATgtttgttattgaagtttgtACATTTATCAAGaaacttcatcttctcttatatcttcttctctctttctagtGTTTTTGTGACTCCACCCGTCAGTCACCGTCGACAATCAACTCTGACGACATGCTTTAACAATCAACTTTGACAACCTTTGTCTAAGACTATTGTTGCGTAGCTTCGATGGAATCTTTCAACAACCACATTCATCAATTACTTCCAACAATCACCTCTAGTAACCATCTCTTAATGTCTAACTGAGCATGACTACCACCTCTAACAACCAACATCAACGATAACTTTCGATGAGCAACTCCAACAAccatatgttaaaaaaaaatgggttAGTGAAAGtgtttataaacataaaaattaaaattattagtcCATAGTATTCGATGGTTgtcttatatatatgtatatagtaATGAAGCATTATTAGAAACACTTTGAGTATACCACCAAACCAAACAATCTTCGgtatagaaaaaaagttttgagataatataaccaaataaattcgaatttttgtttgagatagtctataaaaaaaaatgtttatatgtaAATGACTTTTAAAACCATTTCAATGCAAGATTGAAATTCAATCACTAATGAATAACACTAGGCTTGTCACTTATTTGTTCGACATTCAAGGACTCTACCAACATATTGTGTGTGTGAAAAGAAAGggtaaaataaacaaagaaagaaaatgaaatatggaaaagaaaggaggaagaagaaattacaaaaacgaaaatgaaaaagggaTAGAAGgctaattcaaatattattagttAATATTATGTTATCGTTGAAAGGgattcatattttgaaatgtaagTGTCCATTCAGAAGGcaataaaattgatatcaaacaATGTAACTTATGCTAATGGAATGTGATTGTTAGAATGGTGGTTGTTACACATCTAATAAATGCCTATTTTCATGTGTGTGAAATgcattataaaacaaaaacaaaattaaaatagaaatagttacaaatataataattagattcaaaataataatcgTTCAACTTTGGTATATGTTCTCTCCCAAAAGCTTAAAGTAGTCCTAATTGTTCCTTCagacttaaaaacaaaatgaattagcaaataaaaaataataaaaagaaacatttttaaaaatagtaaaactatttaccaaatatagtaaaattcatcctaattctttattttattaaaaaaaatttcaatactttataaatagtttcaattcttttttatccttagacaatttttcttcccatatcaaattttctaataaagaaaaatgcaaattatggaagatagaaaatttttacaaaatatttaccctatcaattttttttttttttttgtctttggtgttctttttcaaagtgaaatatttttttctatttttaaaaaaaattaaagtaaaacaTTTGGGTTACAAAAAtcggttttttctttttactttttacttttcaaattaatttggcATCCCCTCTTCTTCATCTAATCTACATCTTCATGAATGGCTTCTTTGATGCTCCCAATTCCAACTCAAAGACTTGAGTATGTACCCAAATTGCAGAGGCTTCCAAACCACCGACAATGGGTCTACCCCTAAAGACACCACATGGGTTCAAAATGGTGGTAATCCAAAAATCTCAATTGCACACAAGAGATTTCTGTTATAGATGATTCATATTTTCTGGATTAAGATTTTAAGATAAAAGTTAAGTATATGCTCTTACATTTAGTGGGGTTATTCCTTCACCattcaatcatttttcaacaaaattatccAAACAGTTTGAAGTGAACAAATTTAAGGTTGGGGCGGAGGAGtagaaagaaattgagaagaaatataaaaataaggaaaagagagagagagagaatttgaCGAAAAAGAtgaggatgaagaagaaagagaagatgaaacgGGAAGAGaaactaaatgaaaaagtaaaaaccgatttttttaacccaaatgtttgattttgaattttttaacccacatttattatataaactaatttggtatttttttaacataaaactCCAATTAAAAATCTGTCTTACACACAACCGAACTagtctttcaaattttcaaaagattcaACACCAAACCAAACTTGAACTGAGCTCATCGAACTAGCCCAATTGAGCTTTGAGATTCCTTCAACAATTGCTCAACAAATAGGCAAGTAGAATAGTGAGT
This genomic interval carries:
- the LOC101203401 gene encoding glycylpeptide N-tetradecanoyltransferase 1, which gives rise to MEDNNSSPGSPKENPDQENEAGKITKDDGSLENMVRRIQDSMSIGKRHKFWETQPVGQFKDIGDSSLSDGPIEPPTPLSEIKQEPYNLPSSYEWTTCDMDSEETCMEVYNLLKNNYVEDDENLFRFNYSKEFLGWALRPPGYYPSWHIGVRAKASKKLVAFISGVPARIRARNDVVKMAEINFLCVHKKLRSKRLAPVMIKEVTRRVHLENIFQAAYTAGVVLPTPITTCQYWHRSLNPKKLIDVGFSRLGARMTMSRTIKLYKLPDSPATPGFRKMELRDVPSVTRLLRNYLSQFIVAPDFDETDVEHWLLPKESVVDSFLVESPETHEVTDFCSFYTLPSSILGNQTYSTLKAAYSYYNVSTKTPLLQLMNDALIVAKQRDFDVFNALDVMENESFLKELKFGPGDGQLHYYLYNYRIRDALKPSELGLVLL